In Deltaproteobacteria bacterium, the genomic stretch GCCCACCTCACGCTCCCGACGGCGTGGTCACATCGACGCCTCCGGGTGCCGACGGGACTCTTGGTGCACCACGCCGATTTGACGAAGTCGGATCTTGCCTGGGTCGGCCCCGTTCCCGTGACGAGCGCCCGGCGCACCGTCAACGACTGCGCGGTCGCACGTGTCGCGCCGGACATCGTCCGTGACGCGTTCGAGCAGGGCGCGAATCGCGGACTATTTCGGCGCGATACGCTTCCCGACGTGATCGACTACCTGAAGCGGTTCTATTCGGTCTCGCGCAGTCGCTCGGGACCGCGCTTCGGGTCGTCCGCTTCGAGTCGAAAAGGGGCGAGGTCGGCGTCAACGCGCATGATCCTCCGGCGTCCGAGATGAACGTGAGAACTTACAGGACGCCGGAAGCCTTCAAGATGGCGTTGGAGCAGAAGCTTCGGTCGCGATCGTCGAGTGGCGGCGATTTCGCGCGCCGTCGCCAACTCCTCGTCTTTGATCGATTCCTCGCGCGCGTAGTCGCAACGATGGGTGACCGCGTCATTCTCAAGGGCGGACTCGTGATCGAACTCCGGATCGAACGGGCCCGTACCACGAAGGACATCGACCTGAGCGTGATGGGCGATCCGGGCGAGATTCTCGAACAACTCCGGGAAGCCGGACGGCTGGACCTCGGCGACTTCATGACATTCGAAATCTCGCCGGACGCCGGGCATCCCGTCATCCAGAACGAAGGGATGCGCTATGACGGGCTGCGTTACCGAAGCGAAACGCGCCTTGCCGGAAAGATCTACGGCCAACCCTTTGGAGTCGACGTCGCGTTCGGCGACCCGATCTTCGGCGAACCCGACGTCGTCCTGACGGAAGATGTGCTGAATTTTGCGGGCGTCGCCCCGCCCGCCGTGCGTCTTTATCCCGTCGAAACGCAGATCGCCGAAAAACTGCACGCGCTGACCATGCCGAGAGATCTCGAAAATTCGCGCGTGAAGGATCTTCCCGACATCGCTTTGCTCGCTTTGGTGCGGGAGATTGACGAAACCGTTCTGCGCAAAGCGCTGGAATTGACCTTCGGGTATCGCGCCACGCACACGATCCCGACCTCCGTTCCCGAGCCGCCCGATTCGTGGGGCACCATCTACGCGCGCATGGCGATAGAGGACCAACTCCCTTGGGCTTCCTTCTTCGATCTCGTCTCCGCGGTCGGGCGCTTCATGGATCCGATTCTCTCCGTGAAACTGCGGCGGCGATGGGATCCCATCCGCTGGGAGTGGTCCGCGAACTGACGAACGCGCGCCCTCACTGCACCGTCGGCCTTCCCGGGGCGCGTTTCGCGGGGCGGATCGGCTTCGGTTTCCCTGCGGATTTCTTCGCACCGGAACGGCCCGAGCCCGCTCCCGTCGCGCGCTTTTTCGGCGGGCGTTCGAGCGCGAGGGCGAGCGCCTCGTCCACGGACGTCACGAGGTGGATTTTCACGGTCTTTTTCACCTCGGGCGGCAGTTCCACCAGATCCTTCTGATTGTCCTTGGGCACGATCACGTCGCGGATTCCGGCCCGATGCGCCGCGAGGATTTTTTCGCGCAGGCCACCGATCGGCATGACGCGCCCGCGCAGCGTGATCTCGCCGGTCATCGCGACGCCCGCGCGCGACGGCACGCCCGACAGCGTGGAGACGAGCGCGGTGACCATGGCGACGCCGGCGGACGGTCCGTCCTTGGGCGTCGCTCCCGCGGGCACGTGCAGGTGGATGTCATTCTTCGCGAAGAAGTCGTCGCGGATCGCGAAGTCGGCCGCGCGGCGCCGCGCGTAGGTCATCGCGGCCTGCGCCGATTCGCGCATCACCTCTCCCAGGTGGCCGGTGAGCGTGAGCGCGCCTTTGCCGGGCACGGCTTGCGCCTCGATGTGCAGGATCTCGCCGCCGACGCTCGTCCACGCGAGCCCCGTGGCGAGGCCGACGCGAAGGCCGGGCGCTTCGTCTTCCTCGTATTGATATTCGGCGGGTCCGAGTAATTTTTCGACCTGCGCGGGCGTGATCTTCACCGACTTCGCCTTGCCCTCGCCGATCTGCCGCGCGACCTTGCGAAACACCGATCCGATGGCGCGCTCGAGATTCCGCACGCCCGCCTCGCGGGTGTAGTTTTCGATGAGCGCGGTCAGCGCCGGCGTGCCGATCTCGATGTGTTTGGGCCTCAGACCGCACGCATCGACCTGGCGCGGCACGAGGTAGCGTTCGGCGATGGCGGTTTTTTCGAGCGACGTGTACCCCGGGATGCGGATGATTTCCATGCGGTCGTGCAGCGGTCGCGGGATCGGGTCCTCGGTATTCGCCGTGCAGATGAACAGCACGCGCGACAGGTCGAAGGGCACGCCGAGATAGTGATCGGTGAAGGAGTTGTTCTGCTCCGGGTCCAGCACTTCGAGCAGCGCCGACGACGGGTCGCCGCGAAAATCCGAGCCCAGCTTGTCGATCTCGTCGAGCATGAAGACCGGGTTGTTCGCGCCCGCCTGCTTGAGCCCCTGGATGATCTTGCCCGGCAGCGCTCCCACATATGTGCGCCGATGGCCGCGGATCTCGGCCTCGTCGCGCACCCCGCCCAGCGAATGCCGCACGAAGGGCCGACCCATCGCCCTCGCGATCGAGCGACCCAGCGAGGTCTTGCCCACGCCCGGAGGGCCGACGAAGCACAGGATCGAGCCGCGCACCGTGCCCTTGAGCCGCGCCACGGCGAGGAATTCCAGAATGCGGTCCTTCACCTTTTCGAGGCCGTAGTGGTCTTCGTCCAGGATCTTCGCCGCCGCGCGCAGTTCCAGCGAATCCTTGACGCGCTTGCTCCACGGCAGATCGACGATCCAGTCGAGGTAGGTGCGGATCACGCCGGCTTCGGCTGAGTCGCCGTGCATGTGGCCGAGGCGTTTAAGCTGCTTTTCGGCCTCTTCCTTCACCGGCTTGGGCAGCTTCATCTTCGTGAGCTTTTCGCGAAGCTGGTCGAGTTCGACCTCGCGGTCGTCCAGATCGCCCAGCTCCTTGCGGATCGCCTTGAGCTGTTCGCGCAGGTAATACTCGCGCTGGCTCTTGTGGATGCCCTCGCGCGCCATGTTTTCGATGCGCGCCTGCGCGTCGAGCAGCGCCAGTTCGCGTTCCAGATGTCGACGCACGAGCTTGAGCCGCTCGTCGGGGTCATCGGTTTCGAGAATCTCCTGCGCCTGCGGAATCTTGAGATTCAGGTTGCTCGCGGCCACGTCGGCCAGGCGCCCCGGATCGCTGATCGACTCGACGAGGTCCACCACCTCCATCGGGATCGACTTGCCCATCGACGCGACTTTTTGCAGGCCCTCGGTCACCGTGCGCATCGTCGCTTCGCGCTCGATGCTTTCGTCTTCGGGCTGCGTCTCGGGGATGGGCACGATGTGGGCCTTCAGGAACGGCCGCGTCTGCGTGAAATCGTCGAGCCGGATTTTGGAAACGCCCTGTACGAGGATCTTGATGCGCTCTTCGGAGAGCTTGACCATGCGCATGATCGTGGCCGCCGTGCCGACTCGATACAGGTCGTCAGGCATCGGGTCCTCGGTCTCGATCTCGCGCTGCGTGACGACGGCGATCATGCGGTCGCCCGCGAGCGCGGCGTCGATCGCCGCCGACGAAATGTCGCGCCCGACGACCAGCGGGATGATCATGTATGGAAACACCACCACGTCGCGCAGGGCGAGCACGGGAAGTTCGGAAGGCACCTGGATCGTTTCGGGCATCGCGTCTTGCATGGCGTCCTACTTGGTCGAAAATTCACGACTCTCGGTTGAAAAACACTTCATTCATTCACCGTGAAATTCAGCGGCCTACGCTCGCCGCGGCGCTCCGGCACACGGGGGGCGCGCACGGTCATGATGCCGTCGGCGAAGTGCGCGTCCACCTGCGACATGTCCACCGGCGCGGGAAGCTCCACGGATTTCCGGAAATGCCCCGCGGGCCGCTCGGCGATGAGGAATCGTCCGCCGCCCTCGGGCGCGAACGACGCGCGCGTGCCGGACAGCTCCAGAAAACAGCGATGCCCCGACAGCCGCAGGCTGTCAGGCGCCGCGCCGGGGACCTCGAAACGCACCAACACCTCGGTCTCGCCCATCCAGATGTCCGTGGGCACGTCGGTGGGGCGCGGCTCGATGCGTTCGAGCAGGCGCAAAAGGCGCGTCAGCTCCTCGCGGATCATGGCGAGGCTGGGATCGGATCGGGTCATTCGGCGAGTCGCCCCCGCAGTCGTATCGGCGCGCGCGCTCCGAAGGTTGAACACGCCGCGCAGCGAACCGACCACGGTATAGCCTTTTTCGCGACCGGACGGCAACGCGGCGCGTCGGCGATTCATCGAGGAGAGGTGATGACAATCACCCGAAAAAGCTGACCGCTCCGTTCGCCAGGAGAGCGCGGCATGCATCGACCACGGCCCGGTCGAACAGATGGGAATTTCGCTCGCCGACTTCCTCGAGCGCCGCCCGCAGGCCGAGCGCTTCGCGATACGGTCGACGCAGTGTCATGGTTTCCACAACATCCGCCACCGCGATGATGCGCGCTCCCAGCAGAATGTCCTCGCCGGCAAGTCCTCGCGGGTAGCCCGATCCATCCATTCGCTCGTGGTGCTGATGGACCATTTCGGCAATCGGCCAGGGGAATCGGATCGGCTTCAGGATTTCGTACCCCGTCAGCGGGTGCTGCCGGATCAGCAACCGCTCCTCGGAGGACAATTCGCCGGGTTTGACGAGAATCTCGGCCGGAATGGAAATTTTGCCGATGTCGTGTATGACGCCGGCCAGGTAGATGGCCTCCACCTCCTCCTTGGGAAGGCCCAGACGCTCGGCGATCGCCCGGGCGAGCTTGGCGACGCGGATCTGGTGGCCGGAGGTATAGGGATCGCGCTTTTCGACGGTCAAGGACATGGCCGAAATGGCGCCGACCAACGCGGCGTTGAGTTCGGCGGCCCGCTCCGCCAGTGCGGTCTCCGCGTTTCGGTGTTCGGTGATGTCGGTGAATGTCGTGTAGACGCGATACGGCGCGGACTCGCCGGGCCGAAAGTCGGGAATCGCATCGACCAGAACCCAGCGATGCCGGTTTTCGGAGGGATGGAATACACCCATGAGGGTTCCGAGCACCGGTTGTTTCGAGCGTAGCGCCGCGATCGCCGGATGCTCGTCTCCGGGAAATTCCGTTCCATCCTCGCGCAGGTATTGCCAACGGGGATCCCCGGGAATGTGAGTCCGCATTTCGTCCAGCGAAAGGCCGAGGATCCTTTCGGCGGCGGGGTTCGCGGCGATGACGTCCCCGTCCACCGACCGATAGATCACACCCTGAGCCATCGACTCGAACAAATGACGATATTGTTCTTCGCTCTGCCGGAGTTGCTCGTTGGCCCACCACAAATGGCGTGTGCGTTTTTCGACCTGCCGGCGCAACAGCCCGATCATCGCGCCCGCCACGGTGAGCAGACCGAGGATGATTCCGATGATCCATGCAATGTAAGGCGGCAGGAATCGTTCGGGCGGTCGTTCCATCCAGCGGGCCAGCTCCGTGTAGTACGGCGAATTGGGCTCGTTCCGCCATGTTTCCAGATGGCGATCGACGACACCGAGCAGTTCGGCGTTGCGCCCCTGTGCCGACGCGAAATACAGCTCGGTCATCTGAAAGACGATCGGCGTCTTGATGAGACCGTATTCGCGACAGAAGTAATCGCCGAAGAAATGGTTGGCGATCGCCAGATCGACCTTGCCGTCGCGCGCGAGCGCAAACGCCTCCTCGAGCGACGCGGTGGGAACGATGATGGTGTCGATGTCGAAACCGCGCATCATCTGCTCGAACTCGGCCTGCTGGATGGAGCCGCCCATGACGGCGACGCGCAGTCCACCGATCTCGGAAAGAGCGACGATCGGATGATGCGCATTGGCGTACAGCCGGGACCAACTTTCGACGACCGGCACGCGGTGAAAGTCAAATTTTTCGTCGCGTTCGGGCGAATACGCGACGTCCGGCATCAGGTCGATCCGTCCTTCGCCGAGGGCCAGCAGGCACTCCGACCACGCGCACGGAACGTACTCCGGCTTCCATCCTTCTTGCCGCGCGATTTCGGCGAACAGCTCCACGAACAGACCGGAGGGATGGCCTTCCTCGTTCGTGAACACCTTGGGTTGGTTTTCGTAGACGCCGAAACGGACGATTCGATCCCGAGACGGGGCATCAGCGACGGCGAGCTCTGTCGAGCCCGCGCCCAACGCGATCACCACGAGGAGGAACAGGGTGAATCGGGAAAGCCGTCCGCCGGTGCGAATCGTCGTGATCGATTTGCTTTTTTGCGCGCGCCGGGCCATTTGGACCCGCCCCATATGTCGGAATTGTCACTGGAGTTCATTGGATAACACATTTCGGCAGGCGAGTGAAAACTTATTTTGCCGCTCGTCGAGCGCCCGCACGGCATCGCGGGGGATCAGACCTCGGTCACAGCGGGGGCTCCACGATCGTCACGCACAGGTTTTCGAGTTTGTCCGAGAGGTTGCCGTCCGCGTCGGTCGCTTCCCGGTCCGTGCAGTATTCGCCGATTTCCCATGTCGAAAGGTCGACGAGAAGTGAGACGGAAACGGGTTCTCCGCGGTCCGGGGCGCTCGGCGCGCCGCCTTCCACGTCGTCCCAATAAAGCGGGTCGTCGACGAACGGTTTGGTGGTGCCGTCCCACATCAGAATGATCCCACCGCCGGGAGGTTGTCCATGACGTCGCACACCTTCCAAGTGAGGGCCCCGGAATCTCCCGGCTCGACGGCCTCGGGGACCCACTCGCCCGAGTGAATCGTCGGCGCGGCATTGTCGTCGTCGATTTCGCCAATGTCATCGTCGTCGTCCGAATCGTCGTCATCGTCGTCGACCGTGCCGGTATCGTCGAAGTCGAATGGCGTCGCGCCGTCGTCATCGTCGTCGTTGGTGTCGTCGTTTCCGCAGGAGATCGCAAGGACGGCGTTCGTCATCAGGAAGATCGCCACGCATACCGCATAAGAGCGTTTCATGGTTGTCTCCGTCGCCGTCCTCAATACGGCTATCAGGCTCGGTGCTGATTCGCAGAACGACGAATCGCCATCAATCGGTTTTTCGGGGCTTGGGTTTTCGACCCCGACGCGGCCTCGTCGGCGGATCGCTTTTCAGAATTCGATGCCGCGGGCGGCGGGGCGAACACTCGAAACATCCGGAGCCTGCGGATCTGTTGTGAATCCTGGCTCTCCACGAGTGCCCTTCCTTGCAGATCCACCAGACTTTTTTCATCGAGTGCGGCGTGACGTCGAACGGCGTCAGTTCCCCATTCTTTGCGGGATGCCATTGACGGGCCAGCCTGCGGTCGAGCAGGGCCAGGTTATACTCGGCGCTCGCCACCCGATGCGTGCAATACGGGCACCCGGTTCCTTTCGTCCGGCTCTGGACGCTGGCCTCCCATTCGTGGCCGTTGTCGCACACCCAAACAACCTTGTACGCGTCGACCGCGGTCATCACCTGATCGGGAGTGAGATCGCCGTTTTTCGTCGGATGCCACTGGCTCGCGATATCCGGGAACATCACGGCCAGATTGTTGAAGGGAGTCACCCGTTTTCCCGCACAGTAGGGACAGCCATGACCAAGCGTACGGTATTTGATCGCGGTCTCCCACTCGTGTTCCCCGCACGTCCACCAGACCTTTTTATCGCTGCGCGGGGCGAAGTCTTCGGGCGTCCAGGATCCGTTTCGCGTAGGGTGCCACTGCCGGGCGATTTCGGGGTAGTGGGAGGCCAGGCTGTTCGACGCATCGATCCGTTTCCCGACGCAAAACGGGCAACCCGCTCCGTTGGTGCGACGGATGACGGGAGCCTGCCACTCATGGCCCTTGTCGCAGACCCACCAAACCCGGACATTCGACTTGGGCCGTAACATCATGGGCGTCAAATCCCCGTTTTTCGTGGGATGCCATTGCCGGACCAGTTCGGGTTGGTCCGTCGCCAGATTGTGCTCGGCGTCGGCTTTCTTGCCCACGCA encodes the following:
- a CDS encoding type IV toxin-antitoxin system AbiEi family antitoxin domain-containing protein — translated: MPNRSAQTPRPAWSALYETAAAQSGLFTAAQAGTAGYSPQLIAKHVAAGRFVRVRRAIYRFVHFPPGENEDLVAIWLWSECTGAFSHETALFLHNLSDAMPSRAHLTLPTAWSHRRLRVPTGLLVHHADLTKSDLAWVGPVPVTSARRTVNDCAVARVAPDIVRDAFEQGANRGLFRRDTLPDVIDYLKRFYSVSRSRSGPRFGSSASSRKGARSASTRMILRRPR
- a CDS encoding nucleotidyl transferase AbiEii/AbiGii toxin family protein, producing MNVRTYRTPEAFKMALEQKLRSRSSSGGDFARRRQLLVFDRFLARVVATMGDRVILKGGLVIELRIERARTTKDIDLSVMGDPGEILEQLREAGRLDLGDFMTFEISPDAGHPVIQNEGMRYDGLRYRSETRLAGKIYGQPFGVDVAFGDPIFGEPDVVLTEDVLNFAGVAPPAVRLYPVETQIAEKLHALTMPRDLENSRVKDLPDIALLALVREIDETVLRKALELTFGYRATHTIPTSVPEPPDSWGTIYARMAIEDQLPWASFFDLVSAVGRFMDPILSVKLRRRWDPIRWEWSAN
- the lon gene encoding endopeptidase La; the protein is MQDAMPETIQVPSELPVLALRDVVVFPYMIIPLVVGRDISSAAIDAALAGDRMIAVVTQREIETEDPMPDDLYRVGTAATIMRMVKLSEERIKILVQGVSKIRLDDFTQTRPFLKAHIVPIPETQPEDESIEREATMRTVTEGLQKVASMGKSIPMEVVDLVESISDPGRLADVAASNLNLKIPQAQEILETDDPDERLKLVRRHLERELALLDAQARIENMAREGIHKSQREYYLREQLKAIRKELGDLDDREVELDQLREKLTKMKLPKPVKEEAEKQLKRLGHMHGDSAEAGVIRTYLDWIVDLPWSKRVKDSLELRAAAKILDEDHYGLEKVKDRILEFLAVARLKGTVRGSILCFVGPPGVGKTSLGRSIARAMGRPFVRHSLGGVRDEAEIRGHRRTYVGALPGKIIQGLKQAGANNPVFMLDEIDKLGSDFRGDPSSALLEVLDPEQNNSFTDHYLGVPFDLSRVLFICTANTEDPIPRPLHDRMEIIRIPGYTSLEKTAIAERYLVPRQVDACGLRPKHIEIGTPALTALIENYTREAGVRNLERAIGSVFRKVARQIGEGKAKSVKITPAQVEKLLGPAEYQYEEDEAPGLRVGLATGLAWTSVGGEILHIEAQAVPGKGALTLTGHLGEVMRESAQAAMTYARRRAADFAIRDDFFAKNDIHLHVPAGATPKDGPSAGVAMVTALVSTLSGVPSRAGVAMTGEITLRGRVMPIGGLREKILAAHRAGIRDVIVPKDNQKDLVELPPEVKKTVKIHLVTSVDEALALALERPPKKRATGAGSGRSGAKKSAGKPKPIRPAKRAPGRPTVQ
- a CDS encoding Hsp20/alpha crystallin family protein, whose translation is MTRSDPSLAMIREELTRLLRLLERIEPRPTDVPTDIWMGETEVLVRFEVPGAAPDSLRLSGHRCFLELSGTRASFAPEGGGRFLIAERPAGHFRKSVELPAPVDMSQVDAHFADGIMTVRAPRVPERRGERRPLNFTVNE
- a CDS encoding transporter substrate-binding domain-containing protein, with the protein product MARRAQKSKSITTIRTGGRLSRFTLFLLVVIALGAGSTELAVADAPSRDRIVRFGVYENQPKVFTNEEGHPSGLFVELFAEIARQEGWKPEYVPCAWSECLLALGEGRIDLMPDVAYSPERDEKFDFHRVPVVESWSRLYANAHHPIVALSEIGGLRVAVMGGSIQQAEFEQMMRGFDIDTIIVPTASLEEAFALARDGKVDLAIANHFFGDYFCREYGLIKTPIVFQMTELYFASAQGRNAELLGVVDRHLETWRNEPNSPYYTELARWMERPPERFLPPYIAWIIGIILGLLTVAGAMIGLLRRQVEKRTRHLWWANEQLRQSEEQYRHLFESMAQGVIYRSVDGDVIAANPAAERILGLSLDEMRTHIPGDPRWQYLREDGTEFPGDEHPAIAALRSKQPVLGTLMGVFHPSENRHRWVLVDAIPDFRPGESAPYRVYTTFTDITEHRNAETALAERAAELNAALVGAISAMSLTVEKRDPYTSGHQIRVAKLARAIAERLGLPKEEVEAIYLAGVIHDIGKISIPAEILVKPGELSSEERLLIRQHPLTGYEILKPIRFPWPIAEMVHQHHERMDGSGYPRGLAGEDILLGARIIAVADVVETMTLRRPYREALGLRAALEEVGERNSHLFDRAVVDACRALLANGAVSFFG